A single genomic interval of Penaeus monodon isolate SGIC_2016 chromosome 30, NSTDA_Pmon_1, whole genome shotgun sequence harbors:
- the LOC119592460 gene encoding uncharacterized protein LOC119592460 — MANKGHGAQDMFNALMEFLKIHGLELENCRGQSYDNASAMSGKYNGLQAKVREEQSCIPCTAHSLNLGGKNAVECCSSAIQFFDFLEKLFVFFTISTHRHQLLTEALNYDDSSLTLKHVTTTRWSCKADATKALKNDYQQIKDVLTKITDDTEEKGCIRCEADGLLRQINQLETGIYIIFWNDILQRTDATNKTLQHAKLDLNTAVASLASLKDYVASKRESFDTYEKQGKELSGSADYVQTKTRNKRRNVRLSPLDYGQSEEVELSPSEKYRTQSFLPVIDQFITSIDQRLQAYKDISSKFSFFNHLKELSSDDLQAAAEQLLKSYPDDLDKTLADELVQFVAFVNIFADEEPGNISTEHFLHRLIMDKGVQDTFPNIEIALRIYLVLMVSNCSGERSFSKLKLIENRLRTSMKQKRLVNLVIMSIESDILRELDFKDIIHDFATRKSRKVTGL, encoded by the coding sequence ATGGCGAACAAAGGCCATGGTGCTCAAGATATGTTCAATGCCTTAATGGAATTTTTGAAGATACATGGCCTAGAGCTGGAAAACTGCCGTGGGCAAAGCTATGATAATGCATCTGCAATGAGTGGAAAGTACAATGGTCTACAAGCAAAAGTGAGAGAAGAACAGTCTTGCATTCCTTGTACAGCACATTCTCTAAACCTGGGTGGGAAAAATGCTGTAGAATGCTGTTCGAGTGCCATACAGTTTTTTGACTTCCTCGAAAAGCTGTTTGTCTTCTTCACGATTTCAACACATCGACATCAACTTTTGACTGAGGCTTTGAATTATGACGATTCATCATTGACTCTCAAGCATGTCACAACAACTCGTTGGTCTTGCAAAGCTGATGCAACAAAGGCTCTAAAGAATGACTATCAACAGATCAAGGATGTACTGACAAAAATTACTGATGACACTGAAGAAAAAGGTTGCATACGCTGTGAAGCAGATGGATTGCTAAGGCAGATAAATCAGCTTGAAACAGGTATTTACATTATCTTCTGGAATGATATCCTGCAAAGAACTGATGCTACTAACAAAACATTACAACATGCAAAACTTGATCTAAACACTGCTGTGGCATCACTTGCAAGCTTGAAAGATTATGTTGCTTCAAAGCGTGAATCATTTGACACTTATGAGAAACAAGGCAAAGAACTTTCTGGTTCAGCAGACTATGTCCAGACAAAAACTCGAAACAAACGCCGCAATGTACGTCTTAGTCCATTAGATTATGGCCAATCAGAAGAAGTTGAACTCAGTCCTTCTGAAAAATATAGAACACAAAGTTTCTTACCTGTTATTGACCAGTTCATCACTTCTATAGACCAACGTCTGCAggcatataaagatatatcaaGTAAATTTAGCTTCTTCAATCACCTGAAAGAACTATCTTCAGACGACCTTCAGGCTGCAGCAGAGCAATTACTTAAGTCTTATCCAGATGACTTGGATAAAACTTTGGCTGATGAACTTGTTCAGTTTGTCGCATTTGTCAACATATTCGCAGATGAGGAGCCAGGGAATATTAGCACTGAGCATTTCTTGCATAGACTTATTATGGACAAGGGTGTGCAGGACACTTTTCCAAATATTGAAATAGCTCTAAGGATATACCTTGTTTTGATGGTATCTAACTGCAGTGGTGAGCGCTCCTTTTCAAAACTAAAACTAATTGAGAATAGATTACGGACATCTATGAAGCAGAAACGACTTGTGAATCTAGTGATCATGAGCATAGAGTCAGATATACTACGTGAATTGGACTTCAAAGACATCATACACGACTTTGCTACACGAAAATCCAGAAAAGTGACCGGACTATAA
- the LOC119592461 gene encoding uncharacterized protein LOC119592461 (The sequence of the model RefSeq protein was modified relative to this genomic sequence to represent the inferred CDS: added 47 bases not found in genome assembly) has translation MAKSAEDGEEVFAVDDSEDMLELDVLVGHIENIILSDEFVALRESFMQEHCHKFEDAEENRLEYTDIFTQYTKLIEGHIERELSSREKGFNMNAFQELISKSEAVDGEVFDLLLTFTDFLSFKDAMLEAKKISSMDNRERDRHRNRARIWESGASKRRKAKEAAVRSAEDVAKTRKLDQFFIIQPKRVSERNGELTEPNQSETESGHVEMAGKENGVIVVGTGSTEQDERTEVQVQDDSDTDTSSVEMESEAEGPPGGNDIGLWPSIISDQMRDYWLKMGVSAVQHCDENLFSAHSVKQPRKDRNTPRICTLGLFCHQNHNGEIVNRNWLCFSPSNGCVYCFTCRLMCSNTENSEALLSSNGFSDWKHSQERLHSHEQSTEHLTATIAFNKRLKSIGRIDMELTLQVECRAQYWRSVLK, from the exons ATGGCGAAGTCGGCAGAGGACGGAGAGGAGGTGTTTGCTGTAGACGACTCAGAAGACATGCTGGAATTAGACGTCCTTGTGGGCCATATAGAGAACATTATTTTAA GTGACGAGTTTGTAGCACTAAGGGAGAGCTTTATGCAAGAACACTGCCACAAGTTTGAGGATGCTGAGGAGAACAGGCTGGAATACACGGACATTTTCACACAATAC ACGAAGTTGATTGAAGGCCACATCGAGAGAGAGTTGTCGAGCAGAGAAAAGGGTTTTAACATGAACGCCTTCCAGGAGTTGATAAGCAAGAGTGAAGCTGTCGATGGAGAGGTTTTCGATCTGCTGTTAACTTTCACGGACTTTTTATCATTTAAGGATGCCATGTTAGAGGCCAAAAAG attagCAGCATGGACAATcgtgaaagagacagacatagaaaccGTGCAAGAATTTGGGAATCGGGGGCTTCTAAAAGACGCAAAGCTAAAGAAGCAGCTGTAAGATCTGCAGAAGATGTGGCAAAGACAAGAAAGTTGGACCAGTTTTTCATTATTCAACCAAAGCGAGTGTCAGAAAGGAATGGTGAATTAACAGAACCCAATCAATCTGAAACTGAAAGTGGTCATGTGGAAATGGCTGGTAAAGAAAATGGTGTAATAGTAGTAGGTACTGGTTCAACTGAACAAGACGAACGTACCGAAGTGCAGGTGCAGGATGATAGTGACACTGACACATCTTCTGTCGAAATGGAATCTGAAGCTGAGGGCCCACCAGGGGGCAATGACATTGGACTTTGGCCATCCATTATTTCAGATCAAATGCGAGATTACTGGCTTAAAATGGGTGTATCAGCAGTTCAGCATTGTGATGAAAATTTATTCTCTGCACACTCAGTGAAGCAACCTAGAAAGGACCGCAATACCCCCAGAATATGTACACTTGGGCTATTTTGTCATCAGAATCATAATGGAGAAATTGTAAATAGGAACTGGTTATGCTTCTCTCCCTCAAATGGATGTGTTTACTGCTTCACATGCAGGTTGATGTGCTCAAATACAGAAAATTCTGAAGCTTTACTTTCGTCTAATGGATTCAGTGATTGGAAACATTCACAAGAGCGTCTACATAGTCATGAGCAGTCAACAGAACATTTGACAGCTACGATTGCTTTCAATAAGAGGTTAAAATCAATTGGGCGAATTGATATGGAACTAACAC